In Oharaeibacter diazotrophicus, the genomic window AATTCCAAGGACCTGACGATCAGCCAGACCGGCACGGTCCAGGTCACGGTCGGCAACGCGACGACGCCGACCGTGCTCGGCCAGATCCAGCTCGCCCGCTTCGTCAACAAGGCCGGCCTCGAGGCGATCGGCGACAACCTGTTCGTCGAGACGACGTCGAGCGGCGCGGCGCTGGTCGGCAACCCCGGCGACGAGGGCTTCGGCACCATGCTCCAGGGCCACCTGGAAATGGCCAACGTGGTCCCCGTCTCCGAACTGTCGTCCCTGATCGCCGCCCAGCGCGCCTACGAGATGAACTCCCGCATCATCCGGGCCGCGGACGAGATGTCCCAGGCGATCGCCAACCTGAAGTAAGGAGGCCGATCCATGACCCGTGCCTTCCTCCTGCGCCTCGTCGGCGCGGCGCTGATCGCCGCGCTCGCCGCGACGCTGATCACGCTCCGGCCCGCCGCGGCGGCGACGCTGAGGCCGCACGCCATCGTCACGACCGACCTCGTCACCCTCGGCGACCTGTTCGACGGCGCCGGCGAACGCGCCGCGACGCCGGTGTTCCGCTCGCCCGACGCCGGCGTCGACGGCGCCCTGCCCGCCGCCGACGCCCTCGCGGCCGCCCGCGCCGCCGGCCTCGCCGTCGACCCGACCGCGATCGACGTCGTCACCGTCGTCCGCGCCGGCACCGAGGTCGACGAGGCGATGCTGACCACCCTCGTCCGCGACGCCGTCGCCGGCCGCCTCCGGGTCGCCCCGGAGAGCCTCGACATCGACTTCGACGCCCTCGTCGGCCCGATCACCGCCGACGCCGGCGCCGACCGTCCGGTCACCCTGGTGGCGCTGTCGGTCCAGGGCGGCTCCGGCCGCTTCGACGCCCGCCTCGCCGTCGACGTCGGCGCCGAGACCCGCACCGTCGAGGTCGGCGGCCGCGCCGTCGAGATGATCGACGTGGTGGTGCTGAAGCGCGACCTCGAGCGCCGGCAGGTCGTGCGCGCCGACGACATCGCGGTCGAGCGCGTCGAACGCCGCCGCATGGGCCGCAGCGCGCTCGCCGAGCCGGACGCGGTGGTCGGCCTCGCCGCCCGCCGGGCCCTGCGCGGCGGCGACACCCTGAGCCCGGTCGATCTCGAGCCGCCGCGCCTCGTGCTGCGCGGCGAGCAGGTGACGCTGAGCTACGCCCGGCCCGGCATCACCCTGTCGGCCCGCGGCCGCGCCCTCGCCGACGGTGCGCTCGGCGAGACCGTCACCGTCCTCAACGAGCAGAGCCGCCGCACCGTCGAGGGCATCGTCACCGCGAACGGCGTCGTCACGGTCGCGCGCGGTACCCAGCATCCCGCGGCGGCCACCGCCGCCCTGACCCAGTGAGAGCCGCCATGTCCCGCCGTCCGGCCCCCACCCTCGCCCGCACCCTCCCCGGCCTAGCCCTGGTCGTGGTCTCGCTCGCCGGCTGCGGCGGCGCCGCCGACCGCCTGTCGCAGGTCGGCCAGGCCCCCGCGCTGTCGGCGATCGAGAACCCGACCGCCCAGGCCGGCTACCGCCCCGTGCAGATGCCCATGCCGGTCGTGCAGCCGGTCAGCTACGCCCCGGCCTCGCTGTGGCAGTCGGGCTCGCGCACCTTCTTCAAGGACCAGCGCGCCCGCAACATCGGCGACATCCTGACGGTCAAGGTCCGGATCACCGACAAGGCGGAGATCGAGAACTCCACCGCGCGCTCGCGCACCTCCAGCGATTCCATGGGCATGGAGGGCGTGCTCGGCAACGGCATCACCAGCGTGCTGCCCGGCGGCACCAGCGCCGACGCGCTCGTCTCCAACAAGGGCGCCAGCGCGTCGAGCGGCACCGGCACGGTGAACCGCTCGGAGGACGTCACCACCGACGTCGCCGCCGTGGTCACCCAGCAGCTGCCCAACGGCAACCTCGTCATCGAGGGCCGCCAGGAGGTCCGGATCAACTTCGAGGTCCGCGAGATGATCGTCGCCGGCGTGGTCCGGCCCGAAGACATCGGCTCGGACAACACCATCGACAGCGCCAAGATCGCCGAGGCCCGCATCTCCTACGGCGGCCGCGGCCAGATCACCGACGTCCAGCAACCCCGCTACGGCCAGCAGGTCCTCGACGTGCTGCTGCCGTTCTGATCGCGGCGCGGGACGAGGGTCCCGCGTCGCCACCCCGTCCGCCCGGCCGGCGCTCCCCAAGCATCGGCCGCCCGGGCGGCCTTCCGCCGTGCGGCGCCGCTCCCCAAGGGCCGCCGGCGGTTCGCGGACCCGCGGCATCCCCAGGCCGCGGCGGTCCGCAACGTCCCCTCGGGCGCGGTCGCCGGCTCCCCAAGTCGAAGGCGGCCGCGCCCGACGGGCTCGTCCCGTTCCACGAACGAAGACGGCGCCGCCCTGGCGGGCGGCGCCGTCTTCGTTTCCGATGCGCGGGGTCGGGCGGCCGGCCGCGCTCAGTCGTCGCGGTAGACGCGCTCGCGGCGCTCGTGACGCTCCTGCGCCTCGATCGACAGCGTCGCGATCGGGCGGGCGTCGAGACGCTTCAGCGAGATCGGCTCGCCAGTCTCCTCGCAATAGCCGTAGGAGCCGTCGTCGATCCGCTTGATCGCGGCCTCGATCTTGGAGATCAGCTTGCGCTGGCGGTCGCGGGCGCGCAGCTCGATCGCGCGATCGGTCTCGGACGAGGCACGGTCGGCGATGTCGGGCAGGTTGATGTTGTCGTCCTGGAGATGCTGGAGCGTCTCCTTGCTCTCACGCAGGATGTCGTCCTTCCAGGCGGTCAGCTTGCGCCTGAAGTACTCCCGCTGCCGGTCGTTCATGAACGGCTCGTCTTCGGTCGGCCGGTAGTCCTCAGCCAGTTCGATCGACATACGAAGTCCTCTCCCAGCGTCGAACGCGGGCGGGAATATAGCCATCGCGACCGCGCGCCACAACGACTATCGCCGCAGTGCGTCGCAATCCCATGACTATTCCGAATGCCGTTTCGTTTCCGTATGTTATGGGTCGTCGCTCACGCTCCGGGACGGTCGACGTAGCGCCCGAGCTTGGCGAGTTCCACCTCCGCACGGAGGTTGATGTCGGCGATCAGGGCGTCGAGTCCGTCGTCGCCGGAACTCTCGAGCGTGCCGAGCAGCGCCACCACGCGATCGAGCGCGGCGCCGGACACCGTGCCCGAGAGCAGGCCGACCTTGATCTCCTCGAGGACGTCGAGGAGGTCGTGGCCACGCTTGGCGGCCCGGCGCTTGCGGCGCGGCCCGTCGGGATCGATCGACTGCAAGGCGAGCAGGGCGTCGAGGCCGGCGAGCGCCGCGGGGCCGGACGACGGCCCGGAGGCGGAGGCGCGCGGCGCGGCCTCGGCGGCGGCCGGCGCGAAGGCCGCACCGGATCCGCCCGTGCGCGCGCCCTGGACGCCGCCCTGCAGTCCGACCGGCCGACCCGTCCCGCTGATCCTCATCCCGCGCACCCGGTTCGCACGAACTCGTTTCCGATCGGCAATTTCGGCCGCGATCGGTTAACGAGCCGTTAACGACCGGGCAAAGCCTGCCGCCCGGACCGGACCCTGCCGTCACCACGGATCCGGAAACACCGCCAAATCAACGTCCTGTGGCGGAGACGGCTCTGGCACGGCGCTTGCGGATCGAACGGTCGGGAGCATCCCGTGGGGACGGGATCGACGATGGTGAAACGGATGCGGCTGGTTTGCGCCCTGTGCGCGATCTTTCTCGTCCTGTCCGCGGTGGCCGCCGATGCGGCGTCGCGGATCAAGGACATCGTCAATGTCGAGGGCGTTCGCGAGAACCAGCTCATCGGCTACGGCCTCGTCGTCGGCCTGCAGGGCACCGGCGACAGCCTCAACAATTCGCCCTTCACCAAGCAGAGCCTGCAGGCGATGCTGGAGCGCCTCGGCGTCAACGTCCGCGACGCCAACATGCGCACGGCCAACGCCGCGGCGGTGATGGTGACGGCGCACCTGCCGCCCTTCGCCACCGCCGGCAGCCGGATCGACGTCAACGTCAGCGCCCTCGGCGACGCCAAGAGCCTGCAGGGCGGCCAGCTGCTGGTCACGCCGCTGATGGGTGCCGACGGCGAGGTCTACGTGATCGCCCAGGGCGCCATCGCGATCGGCGGCTTCCAGGCCACCGGCGCCGCCGCCGAGATCACCCGCGGCGTGCCGACCCAGGGCCGCATCGCCAACGGCGGCGTCATCGAGCGCGAGATCGCCTTCCGGCTCGGCGAGATGGCCTCGGTGCGGCTGTCGCTGCGCAACCCCGACTTCACCACCGCCCGCCGCATCGCCCTCGCCATCAACGACCTCTACGGCTCCGGCGTCGCCGAGCCGACCGATCCGTCGACGGTCCGGCTGTCGCTGCCGAAGAAATACGACGGCAACATCGTCGACCTCCTGACCGAGGTCGAGCAGCTGATCGTCGAGCCCGATCTGCCGGCCAAGGTGATCATCGACGAGGCCACCGGCATCATCGTGATGGGCCAGGAGGTGCGCGTCTCCACCGTGGCGGTCGCCCAGGGCAACCTCACCGTGATGATCACCGAGACGCCGCAGGTGTCGCAGCCGGCGCCCTTCTCCAACGGCCAGACCGCCGCGGTGCCGCGCACCCAGGTCAACATCCTCGACGACAAGGAGCGCCGCCTCGCCGTGATCCAGTCCGGCGTGACGCTGCAGGACCTCGTCGACGGCCTCAACGCCCTCGGCCTCGGCCCGCGCGACCTGATCTCGATCCTCCAGGCCATCAAGGCCGCCGGCGCCCTCCAGGCCGACGTCGAGGTGATGTGATGGACGGCGCCCTCGATTTCGCCACGACCACCCGCTATGCCCCCGCCGTCCGGACGCCGAAGGCGACCCGGGACAAGGCCGAGGCCATGCGTCAGGCGCAGGACTTCGAGTCGGTGTTCATCGCCGAGACCATGAAGGCGATGTTCGAGGGAATCGCCGTCGACCCCCTCAACGGCGACGGCAACGCGAACCAGAGCTGGCGGGAGATGCTCGTCGACGAATACGCCAAGTCGATCGAGAAGGCCGGCGGCTTCGGGCTCGCCGAGCCGATCGCGCACCAGTTGCTGCAGATCCAGGAAGCGAACAACGGATGAACACCCAGGCCCGCCCCGCCCGGCCGGCGCAGATCACCTCCCGCGAGATCGCCGTCAAGGTGATCGCCGCGCTCGGCAAGTCCATGGACGACCTCCTCGCCCTGCTCGAGGAGGAGACCCGCCTCGTTCGCGCCGGCAAGCTGCGCGCCGCCGCCGAACTCGCCGAGCCCAAGCAGGAGCAGGCCGCGCTCTACACCCGGCTGATGCTGCTCGCCCGCGACGAGATGAAGACGCTCGCCGCCTACGACCCCGCCGGCATCGACGCGCTGCGCCGACGCCACGACCTGTTCCGCGCCGAGGTCCAGATCAACCTCGCGGTGCTCGCCACCGCCCAGGACGTCGCGGAGGGGCTCTTGCGCTCGGTCGCGACCGAGGTCGGCACCGCCGGACAGGCCCGCACCTACGGTCAGCGCGGCGCCCTGCCGACCGCCGCCGCCGTCGCGGCCCGGGGCATCGCGATCAACCGCAATCTCTGAGACGGGGCCACGGCCGACCTCGCCCCGGTCGTGCGGGTGTGAACCGCGGCCTTCGAGGGGGGCCCGCATTTTCGCCGCCGCGTTGGATCTTCGTTAAGACCCTCCGGTGCCTCATGGGCGCCGACCGGACCGGAGCGGGCGATTCGCACACGGAAACCGGAGTTCCCTAAAATTTTAGCGAACGCTTGAACGCGACTTTAGCGTCCCGGACCCAACGTGGTGATCGGCATGGAGGATCCGTGCCGAGCCAAGGACCGAGACAATGGAAATCGGCAGCGTCAGACCGGCCGTGACCGGGGTGACCCAGCCGGTGCCGAGAGCGCCGGCGGCGAGCGAGCAATCCGTTCGCACCGACCTGCCCGTGCAGGCGGCGGTCACCGAGGCGGCCAAGTCGGAGAAGAACTTCCTGCGCTCCGCCACCGAGGACGACGGCAGCAGCAGGCAGGGCGCCATCGACGTCGCTCTCAACGGCACCGGAAATCGCAAGAAGACCCAGGAGGTCAAACAGGATTCGGTCGATCGCGAGATCGAGATGGATCCCGAGACCCGCGCGCTGGTGTTCAAGAAGATCGACGTGCAGTCGGGCGACGTGATCGAACAGGTTCCGGAGGAGGCCATGCTGCGCATGCGCCAGATGATCCAGTCCTGGGGCGAGCGCGGCGTCGGCGGCGGCACGGCGACGACACCCGCGCGCACGGCGGCCTACGACCTCACCGCGTGACCCGGTCGCGGGGGACGCCCCCGCGTCAAGGAAGCGTTAACCACGACGGTCGCAAGGTGAACCGGTCCGCGGCCCGCGATCGGGCCCGCCGCGGCGAGCGGGTGAGCCCATGTCCAGCGAATCCACGTCCCGGACCTATCGGCGCGCCATCACCTACGGCACCTACGACCTGCTCCACATCGGGCATGTCAACTTGCTTCGCCGCATCCGCGGCTTCTCCGACCACCTGATCGTGGCCGTCTCCACCGACGCCTTCAACGCGATCAAGCACAAGGTCTGCGTCCAGCCCTATGCCGAGCGCGCCGAGATCGTCGCCGCGCTTCGCTACGTCGACCTCGTCATTCCCGAGGACTCCTGGGAGCAGAAGCGCCGCGACGTCGTCAACTACGGCATCGACGTCGTGGTGATGGGCGACGACTGGGCCGGCAAGTTCGACGACCTCGCCGACCTCTGCGACGTCGTCTACCTGCCCCGCACCGAGGGCGTCTCCACCACCATGCGCAAGACCGACATCATCGCCCGCGGCGAGAGCCTGCTGCGCCGCACCGCGTGATCGGGATTCCCGCCTTCAGCGCGGGCATTCCTCGGCGAGCCCCGCCCTGACCGCCTCGACGACGTTCCGTGCCGCCTCGCCCGGAAACGGCCGGAGACGGCGGATGTTGGCCGCCCGCGCCGGCGCCAGCGTGTCGCCGCCGGGCGCCAGCACCTCGCGCAGCTTGGCCACCGCCGCCGGGAAGCTCTTCACCCGGTAGAGCCCGTCGTAGAGGAACGCGCCGGCGGCGTTCAAGCCCTTGTTGGTGCGGTTCTCGTGGAAGATCAGCGGCTTGTCGAACAGGGTATACTCGGAGAAGAACGAGATGCCCTCCGAGATCAGCGCGTCCGAGGCCGCGAACAGGCGCGCATATTGGTTCGACGTCACCGTCGCGGTGTTCGGCAGCTTGGCCCAGTTCTCCTCGAACCAGCGCACGTCGCCCTCGCTCATCAGCTTGGAGGCGACGCAGACGTCGAGCAGCGTCGGGTGCGGCTTGAAGACGAACTCGACGTCCTGGTTCTCGCGCGCGAGCCGGAAGACGTCGCGGTAGACCTCGGGGAAGTTTCCGAAGCCGAGGCCCTGGCCGCCGATCGACAGGTGCGGCGCGTAGATCACCCGCATCGACCGCCCCGGCCGACGGATCGGCCAGGCCTCGTCGCCGACGCCCGCGGCGAGGTCGAGGATGGCGTCGAACTTCGGATAGCCGGTCAGCACGGCGTTGCGGCCGCGAAGCAAGTTGACCTTCGAGTATTGCGCGAGGTCGTCCGCGTTGGCGCTGAAATAGCGCCACGCCAGCCGATGCAGCGGCTGGTCGTACTGCTGCGGATCGAAGTTGGCGGAATAGTAGACGTAGGGGACGTAGCAGATCCGGGTGAAGCCGAGTTCGGACGCCGCGAACTGCGGGGGGATGTCGCTGTCCCACGGCGACTGCCGGAACACCACGTCCGGCGCCAGCGCCCGGAGCACCTCGATGCCCTGCTCGCCCTCGCCACCGAGGCGGATGTGGTCGATGCCCTGCTCGGTCAGCACGGCCGAGATGGCGTCCTCGTATTCGAAGGCGCGCCGATCGCGCCGCCAGCGCGGCAGCGTCGCCACGATCACGTCGAAGTCGGGGTCGCCCAGCATCGACCGGTGGACGCCGACCAGCGCCTCCCAGGCCTCGACGAAATGGACCAGGAACACCACGCGCCAACGCCGACGCGTCCGGCCGCGGGCGCCGAAGGCCGCGACCTGCCGTGTCGCGCGCACCTGGACGGCGAGTTGCTGCAGCGCCTTCGAGGTGCCCTCGGCGATCTTCATCTGGGCGTCGAGCAACTGCTCGGCGCGCTGGTCGACCCGCTCGACCAGCTTGGCCTGGAGCCGGTCCAACTGTGCCTGCGACGGTCCCCCGGCCGATGCGGCGGGCGTCGCGGCGGCCGTCTTCGCCCCGCCGAGCAGGCCGGTCAGCCCGCCGGCGGCGGGCGCGGCCGGTGCGGCCGACGCCGCCGCGGCGAGGCCCGTTCCGGCGCCGCGCTGCGCCTTCGCCAGGGCGGCGATCTCGCCGGCGAGACGGCTGCCGAGTTCGGCGAGTTTCGCCTCCAGCCCGTCGAGCCGCGCGGCGAGATCCGGCCCGGCCAGGGCCGGGGGCGGAACATCGGCCGTGGCCGCCGTCGCCCGCGCGGTAGCCGCGCGCACCGCCGCCCGCGCCCGCTTCGCCTTCGTCCTGTTGACGCCGTCCGCCATCGCGAGATCCCACCGCCGGCCCGTTTTCCGGGCGAGAGTGGACCGGCATCGTTAACGGCGCGTTAACCCTCCCCGTCGCGAAACGCGACGGCCGAAGCCCGGCTTTCCGCGCTTCGGCTCCGAACGGGACGGCGGATTAACCCGCCCTTAACCACGCCGCTTCATGTTTCGTTAAATTCCAGGGGGAGCCATTCGGCCATGAAGATCCTCGTCGGCGTCCCGGCCTACCGCCAGTCGGTCAGCACGACCTGTCTCCAGACGCTCGTCACCCTGTTCTCGTCCTTCGGCAAGACCTACGACCACATCTCGCTCGACCTCAAGATCGCGCAGGCCACCGTCGTCCACCGCGCCCGCAACGCCTTCGCCTCGATCGTCTGGCGCGACCCGAGCTTCACCCACCTCCTCTTGGTCGACCCCGACATCGGCTTCCGCCCCAGCCTGCTCGAGCGCATGCTCGCCTTCGGCGAACCGGTGGTCGGCGCGACCTATCCGACCGGCAGCTTCGACCGCAAGGTCTTCGCCGCCTTCGCGCGCGAGATGGACACCGGCGCCGACGCCGAGGTCTGCGCGCTCGAATACGCCGGCGGCGGCTCGTCGGTGATCCTGGTCGAGGACCCCGACCAGCACGGCGCCAAGGAGCTCATCCTGCGCGACGGCTTCATGCGCGTGCGCGACATCGGCAACGACCTCTTGCTGATCGGCCGCGAGGCGCTCGAGCGCATCGCCGAAAAGGTGCCGTCCACGGTGCTCGAGGTCGCCCCCGACCCCTACAAGCAGTTCGGCATCACCGGCCCGGTGATCCAGTGCTTCGACCCGATCCCCGAGCCGGTCGACGGCTTCTTCCGCGAGGACGACGGCTTCACCCGGCGCTGGACCGAGGCCTGCGGCGGCGAGCTGTGGGCCTGCTTCATGGAGCCGGTGCAGCGCCGCGTCGAGGACACCGTCGCCGGCCACTTCCTGACCAAGCTCCAGCTCGGCCACGTCTGAGCGGGCGGGAGGGCGGACACGATGCGCATCCTGATCGGTTCCCCATCGGCGGACGGCGAGGTCGAGCCGATCTTCGCCCAGGCGATCCTCGGCCTCGTCGGCAGCTTCCTGGCGACCCGGCCCGACGTGACCTTCGAGATCGAGATGCCCGAGGGCCGCTCGGTCGCCTTTGCCCGCGACGTCCTCGCCAACCGGGTGCTGCAGTCCGACGACCTCACGCACCTGTTGTTCATCGACACCGACATGGGCTTCAACCCCGAGCTGATCCGGCGCATGATCGCGCTCGACCGCCCGGTGGTCGGCACCATCGCGCCGCAGCGCCACCGCGACCTCGACGCCTGGCGCCGGCTCTCGCGCGAGATGACCAATCCGCTCGCCGCCGAGGTCTGCGCGGTCTCCTACACCCCCGACGTCGCCGACCTCGACCTCGTCGGCATGGACCCGGACGACGACGCCTCCAGGGCCGGCTTCATCCCGGCGCTGCAGACCGGCGCCGGCATCCTGCTGATCCGCCGCGACGTCTTCGAGACCATGCGCCTCGTCTGCCCGGAGCTCGCCGAAACCGCGGTGCGCCCGGCGCTGGCGGCGATCGGTCTGACCGAGCCGCTGGTGCGCTTCTTCTCCTTCTCGCACGGCCGCACCGGCATCCTGGTCGGCGAGGACCTGTCCTTCACCACCCGCTGGCGCGAACGCTGCGGCGGGGAGATCTGGGTCGCGCCCGACGGCGCCATCCGCCATGCCGGCACGCGCGTGGTCACCGGCGACTTCCGCCGGCGCATGGCGCTGACCGGCGAAACCTGACGCGAGCGGGGACCTCCGAGCCGATGGCCATCCTCTTCGGGACCCCCAACAACCGGGGCAGCATCTCGACCAGCCATTTCCAGATGGTGGTCCAGTTCATGGAGTACATGCGCGCCAAGCGCCCGAAGATGCCGGTGCACCACAAGGTCGCCAACTGCACCGTGGTCGGCTTCGCCCGCAACGCCCTCGCCAGCGTCGTCTACGTCGACCCGCAGTACAGCCATCTCGTGCTCGTCGATCCCGACATCTCGGTCGCCCCCGAGACGCTGGCCGAAATGGTCGACGCCGATCTGCCGGTGGTCGCGGCGCCCTACCCCACCCGCGAGTGGGACCGTCAGGCCTTCGTCGCCGCCGCCCGCCGCATCGAGGACGCCGCGGTCGCCGAGGCGGTTTCGGCCACCTACGTCGGCGGCGACGGCGAGCTGATGCTGACGCCCGCCCCCGGCGGCGGCTCCAAGCCGATCGTGCGCGGCCGCCTCGCCCGGGTGAAGAGCTGCGGCGCCGGCGTGCTGGTGGTCAAGCGCGAGGCCTTCCTCGCCGTCGCGGCCAAGCGGCCGGATCTCCTGCTGCGCGAGGTCAAGAGCGACTACTGGAAGATCGGCTACAAGGGCGACACCGTGCTGGAGTGCTTCGAATACGCCGGCAACCTGCGCTCCGACCAGGCGGTCGAGGGCGCCGGCTTCGCGAAGCTGTGGACCGGCGACTGCGCCGGCGAGATCTGGACCGCCCTCGAGGCCTCGGTCACCCGCTCCGGCGAGTACCGCTTCGTCGGCCACTTCGCCAGCAAGCTGAAGCTCGGGCTCATCTGACCCCGCGGGAGGACCCGATGCAGCCCGCCCGCATCCTGATCGCGACGCCGACCGCCGACGGCGGCCTGTGCACGGAATATTGCGAGACCGTCGTCCAGCTGATCCAGAGCTTCGCCGAGCGTCACCCCGAGGTAACCTTCGTGCTGCGCTTCCACGAGACGCACGACCTGCGCCTCGTGCGCAACGCCTACGCCAGCGAGGTGCTGAACGACACCGGCCTCACCCACCTGCTGTTCTTCGATTCCGACATGGGCTTCTTCCCGCCACTGGTCGAGAAGATGCTGGCGGCCGCCAAGCCGGTGGTCGGCGTGGTCTCCCCGAAGCGCAGCCTCGACGTCACCAAGGTCGCCGAGATGGCGCGGCGCTTCGACGACATCCGTATCTGCGAGATCGCCGGCAACGACTACATCCCCGACCCCTCGGCCTTCCCGGTCGGCTACGACGAGACCGGCGCGCCGGCCTACGTCCGCCACCAGGGCTCGCTGATCCCGATCGGGCGCTGCGGCACCGGCATCATGCTGATCGCCCGTTCCGTGTTCGAGCGCATGCGCGACGAGCTACCCGAGGACTACGACGCCGAGGCCCCGCCCGCCGCCCGCGCCTACGGCGTCGACGGCGGCTACCTGCGCTGCTTCGACGCCGTCGCCAGCGGCGGCGGCACCACGCTCGGCGAGGACTACGCCTTCTCGCAGCGCTGGGTGAAACGGCTCGGCGGCGAGATCCACCTCGTGTTCGACGAGATCATCTTCCACGTCGGCGACCGCCGCACCGTCGGCAACGCCGCGCTGCGCTACGCCCTGCGCCCCCGCCTCGGTCTCTGAACGAAGGGCCGACGAGCCCCGCCGGCCCGGACGACGCCGCGCCGACCACGCCGCGCGTCCGGGGCCGCCGGCGCGCATCGGCATCGTCATCACCCGTTCATCTTTCCCGTCGCCGTCGTTGCATTCTGCGAAGCGGAATGAGACGGCGCATGGCAAACCCATGTTTAAGAGGCATGGTTAACGTAAACGACCCCAAGTCACGAGGAACCCAATATTAATCTTGACCGACGTTTACCAAGTTCTTTTACGGTCGATTCTTCCTGGTCTCTTTGAATAGGGGCACCTCTCAGGACGAGAGGCGTCAAAACGTACCAGGAAGGAAGACAAAAATGGCCGGCATCACTCTCGGCTCGGGCGTTCGCCAGAACCTCGTCGCTCTGCAGCAGACGACGGACCTGATGTCCCAGACCCAGAGCCGTCTCGCCACCGGCAAGAAGGTCAACTCCGCCCTCGACAATCCGAACTCCTTCTTCACGGCGTCGGCCCTCAACGACCGCGCCCAGGACCTCTCGACCCTGCTCGACGATCAGGGCCAGGCGATCCAGACGCTGAAGGCCGCCGACGAGGGCATCACGGCGATCAGCAAGCTCGTCGAGGCCGCCAAGGCCAAGGCCAATCAGGCCCTGCAGAGCTCGTCCGTCACCGACCGCTCGAAGTTCGCCAGCGAATACAACGATCTGCTCGGCCAGATCGAAGGCATCGCCAACGACTCCGGCTACAAGGGCAAGAACCTGCTCAAGGGCGACGACCTCAAGGTCGTCTTCAACGAGAAGTCCGGCTCCAGCCAGAACTTCCTGACGATCAGCGGCATCGACTACACCGACTCCTCGCTGACCTCGGCGTCCTCGGGCCTCGGCCTGACCGACGTCGCGTCCGGCGACTGGACCGCCGGCTCCACCGGTGACGACGCGATCAACACCTCGATCGACAGCCTGACCTCGGCGCTGACCACGCTGCGCAACCAGGCCTCGACCTTCGGTACCAACCTCACCGTCGTCGAGAACCGCCAGAACTTCACCAAGTCGGTGATCAACACGCTGCAGAGCGGCGCGGACAAGCTGACCAACGCCGACTCCAACGAGGAAGGCGCCAAGCTGCTCGCGCTCCAGACCCGGCAGAGCCTCGCGTCGACGGCGCTGTCGCTGGCCTCGCAGGCCGAGCAGAACGTGCTCAGACTGTTCTGATCCGACCGACCTTCGGTTTCGATCGCGGCGGGGGCCCTCCCCCGCCGCTTTCTTTTTGCGCGTCGGTCTCGCGAAAAGCCGCCCCCCGGATCCCGTCCACGACGCCCGCACCGGCGCCCCGCCGCGGGTGAAAACGTCCCGTTCACCAACGATCGCAGC contains:
- a CDS encoding flagellar basal body P-ring protein FlgI, translating into MVKRMRLVCALCAIFLVLSAVAADAASRIKDIVNVEGVRENQLIGYGLVVGLQGTGDSLNNSPFTKQSLQAMLERLGVNVRDANMRTANAAAVMVTAHLPPFATAGSRIDVNVSALGDAKSLQGGQLLVTPLMGADGEVYVIAQGAIAIGGFQATGAAAEITRGVPTQGRIANGGVIEREIAFRLGEMASVRLSLRNPDFTTARRIALAINDLYGSGVAEPTDPSTVRLSLPKKYDGNIVDLLTEVEQLIVEPDLPAKVIIDEATGIIVMGQEVRVSTVAVAQGNLTVMITETPQVSQPAPFSNGQTAAVPRTQVNILDDKERRLAVIQSGVTLQDLVDGLNALGLGPRDLISILQAIKAAGALQADVEVM
- a CDS encoding CDP-glycerol glycerophosphotransferase family protein, coding for MADGVNRTKAKRARAAVRAATARATAATADVPPPALAGPDLAARLDGLEAKLAELGSRLAGEIAALAKAQRGAGTGLAAAASAAPAAPAAGGLTGLLGGAKTAAATPAASAGGPSQAQLDRLQAKLVERVDQRAEQLLDAQMKIAEGTSKALQQLAVQVRATRQVAAFGARGRTRRRWRVVFLVHFVEAWEALVGVHRSMLGDPDFDVIVATLPRWRRDRRAFEYEDAISAVLTEQGIDHIRLGGEGEQGIEVLRALAPDVVFRQSPWDSDIPPQFAASELGFTRICYVPYVYYSANFDPQQYDQPLHRLAWRYFSANADDLAQYSKVNLLRGRNAVLTGYPKFDAILDLAAGVGDEAWPIRRPGRSMRVIYAPHLSIGGQGLGFGNFPEVYRDVFRLARENQDVEFVFKPHPTLLDVCVASKLMSEGDVRWFEENWAKLPNTATVTSNQYARLFAASDALISEGISFFSEYTLFDKPLIFHENRTNKGLNAAGAFLYDGLYRVKSFPAAVAKLREVLAPGGDTLAPARAANIRRLRPFPGEAARNVVEAVRAGLAEECPR
- the flgA gene encoding flagellar basal body P-ring formation chaperone FlgA; translation: MTRAFLLRLVGAALIAALAATLITLRPAAAATLRPHAIVTTDLVTLGDLFDGAGERAATPVFRSPDAGVDGALPAADALAAARAAGLAVDPTAIDVVTVVRAGTEVDEAMLTTLVRDAVAGRLRVAPESLDIDFDALVGPITADAGADRPVTLVALSVQGGSGRFDARLAVDVGAETRTVEVGGRAVEMIDVVVLKRDLERRQVVRADDIAVERVERRRMGRSALAEPDAVVGLAARRALRGGDTLSPVDLEPPRLVLRGEQVTLSYARPGITLSARGRALADGALGETVTVLNEQSRRTVEGIVTANGVVTVARGTQHPAAATAALTQ
- a CDS encoding adenylyltransferase/cytidyltransferase family protein — its product is MSSESTSRTYRRAITYGTYDLLHIGHVNLLRRIRGFSDHLIVAVSTDAFNAIKHKVCVQPYAERAEIVAALRYVDLVIPEDSWEQKRRDVVNYGIDVVVMGDDWAGKFDDLADLCDVVYLPRTEGVSTTMRKTDIIARGESLLRRTA
- a CDS encoding flagellar protein FlgN, which encodes MNTQARPARPAQITSREIAVKVIAALGKSMDDLLALLEEETRLVRAGKLRAAAELAEPKQEQAALYTRLMLLARDEMKTLAAYDPAGIDALRRRHDLFRAEVQINLAVLATAQDVAEGLLRSVATEVGTAGQARTYGQRGALPTAAAVAARGIAINRNL
- a CDS encoding flagellar assembly protein FliX, which codes for MRISGTGRPVGLQGGVQGARTGGSGAAFAPAAAEAAPRASASGPSSGPAALAGLDALLALQSIDPDGPRRKRRAAKRGHDLLDVLEEIKVGLLSGTVSGAALDRVVALLGTLESSGDDGLDALIADINLRAEVELAKLGRYVDRPGA
- a CDS encoding rod-binding protein, which encodes MDGALDFATTTRYAPAVRTPKATRDKAEAMRQAQDFESVFIAETMKAMFEGIAVDPLNGDGNANQSWREMLVDEYAKSIEKAGGFGLAEPIAHQLLQIQEANNG
- the dksA gene encoding RNA polymerase-binding protein DksA; this translates as MSIELAEDYRPTEDEPFMNDRQREYFRRKLTAWKDDILRESKETLQHLQDDNINLPDIADRASSETDRAIELRARDRQRKLISKIEAAIKRIDDGSYGYCEETGEPISLKRLDARPIATLSIEAQERHERRERVYRDD
- the flgH gene encoding flagellar basal body L-ring protein FlgH, giving the protein MSRRPAPTLARTLPGLALVVVSLAGCGGAADRLSQVGQAPALSAIENPTAQAGYRPVQMPMPVVQPVSYAPASLWQSGSRTFFKDQRARNIGDILTVKVRITDKAEIENSTARSRTSSDSMGMEGVLGNGITSVLPGGTSADALVSNKGASASSGTGTVNRSEDVTTDVAAVVTQQLPNGNLVIEGRQEVRINFEVREMIVAGVVRPEDIGSDNTIDSAKIAEARISYGGRGQITDVQQPRYGQQVLDVLLPF